The nucleotide sequence ATGATTGTAAGTGCCCTGATTTTCTTTGATCTAGGGTTGCATGAAAGGATCATCTCAACATTCAATGTCATTTTGAGTGCAGCGAAAAATCTCTTAAGAATAGAAACCACATCTCGTAATGGGAAAAGATCTCTCCCTATGGTCGAGATGACAAATAGTAAAAGTCAGTTTCCTCATGTGGAGCATTTCGACGATTCGAGGGCTAGGGGAAGAATAAAAACACCTCAATGGAAACTCACTTTACTCACCATTTTCTTCACTATCCAATTACTCCTTCCATGGCGATACCTGATGTATCCTAATGAGTTGTTTTGGACGGAAGAAGGATTTCGATTTTCTTGGCGAGTGATGTTGATGGAAAAAGCTGGTTATGCCAATTTCAAAATTGTTGACTATACCAATGATGAAACCTTCTACATAAATAACAATGATTTCCTAACCCATTTTCAGGAAAAGCAAATGGCTACTCAGCCAGACTTTATTTTGGAGTATGCTCATTACCTTCGCGATCATTTTTTAGCTCAGGGGAAAGAAGTAGGAGTATATGTTGAAAGCTATGTGGCTTTGAATGGAAGAAAGAGTAAACCATATGTCAATCCGTCTGTTGATCTGACCAAAATCAACGAATCATTTAAACCTAAGAACTGGATTTTGCCATTCGAAGATGAAATCAAAGGGATATAACATAGCCGCAATTCTATTCCTGCTAACTGGATCATTGATGGCACAGTTTACTTTGTCAGGTACTGTAATAGATGCGGGAAGTAAAGAACCTATTGTGAATGCTGAAATTTACGATCGCAATACAAGTCAGCTCACTTCTACCAATAGCAAAGGCTACTTTGAATTGAACAGTCTGGGCGGAGGAAAACATCAGGTTGTAATCATGTCACTTGAATATCAAACCCTGGAACAAGAGCTTGAGATAACAGGAAATCGGAATATCACAATTCTCATGGAGGAGTTCCAACAAGAACTTTCTGAAGTAGTCATTAACCAAAGACGTGAAGAGATATTTGCGCTGACCAGACTTCAACCAGTAGAAGGGACAGCCATTTACGCTGGAAAGAAAACAGAAGTAGTGCTTTTGGATCAGCTAGTTGGAAATGCTGCAACAAATAATGCTCGACAGATTTATTCACAAGTTGTCGGTTTAAATATTTATGAAAGCATTGATGCTGGTTTACAACTCAACGTTGGGGGTCGTGGTTTGGATCCAAACAGAACGTCTAATTTCAACACACGCCAAAATGGTTATGATATCAGTGCAGATGTGCTTGGGTATCCGGAAAGCTACTATACGCCTCCTGCCGAAGCATTGAGTCAAATCCAGGTGGTAAGAGGAGCGGCATCATTACAGTATGGGACTCAGTTTGGAGGACTAATCAATTTCAAAATGAAACCTCCTTCTACCAAGCGGATTCAGTTCACCACACGTCAATCCATCGGATCGTTTGGATTGTTCAACACCTTCAATTCATTAAGTGGAACTGTTGGGAAATTCTCATACTACACGTATTTGAACTATAAGAAAGGAGATGGGTTCCGTCCGAATGCAGGCTTTGAGTCTGCAAACTACTTCGGGAGTTTTGGTTACAATTTTACAGAGAGAACATCCGCTACATTTGAGTTTACTTCCTTAAATTATCTTGCTCAGCAACCAGGAGGTTTGACTGATAATCAGTTTAATGCAGACCCAACCTTTAGCAATCGATCTCGGAATTGGTTTGAAGTTGATTGGAAGCTTTATGCATTGAAATTAGAGCATAAATTATCAACCAGAACAGATTTAAGTCTGAATTTATTTGGATTGAATGCTGAACGAAATGCAGTTGGATTCAGAGGAGATCCTAGAGATCCCTCTGTCAATCCAGTGACTCAAAGAGATGAACAAGATGTGAATGGGAGTTATATTTTTTCACGTGATCTACTAATTTCTGAATTCAATAATTGGGGTGCAGAGCTGCGGTATCTGACACGATATTCTCTAGGAGACAGAGATGCGGTCTTACTACTAGGCTCAAAGTACTATCATGCAAACAATACGGAACGTCAAGGACCAGGTAGCACGGAAACTGATGCTAATTTCAGTTTTAAGCTTGATGAAAATCCTGATTATATAAATCAAGCGGACTTTGAATTTCCCAATAGAAACCTTGCCATATTCGGGGAGAACATTCTATTCATCAATAACAAATTTTCCATTACTCCTGGTTTCCGGTACGAATACATAAAGACGCAAGCAAATGGAGTTTACAATGTAGAGACACTGGATTTAGCCAATAATATCACTCCTTTAGGAGACTCTACTGAAAATAGAAATTTTGATCGATCATTTCTTCTATTGGGTATAGGCGCTGGTTACGAGATTAGC is from Marinobacter alexandrii and encodes:
- a CDS encoding TonB-dependent receptor, which encodes MKSKGYNIAAILFLLTGSLMAQFTLSGTVIDAGSKEPIVNAEIYDRNTSQLTSTNSKGYFELNSLGGGKHQVVIMSLEYQTLEQELEITGNRNITILMEEFQQELSEVVINQRREEIFALTRLQPVEGTAIYAGKKTEVVLLDQLVGNAATNNARQIYSQVVGLNIYESIDAGLQLNVGGRGLDPNRTSNFNTRQNGYDISADVLGYPESYYTPPAEALSQIQVVRGAASLQYGTQFGGLINFKMKPPSTKRIQFTTRQSIGSFGLFNTFNSLSGTVGKFSYYTYLNYKKGDGFRPNAGFESANYFGSFGYNFTERTSATFEFTSLNYLAQQPGGLTDNQFNADPTFSNRSRNWFEVDWKLYALKLEHKLSTRTDLSLNLFGLNAERNAVGFRGDPRDPSVNPVTQRDEQDVNGSYIFSRDLLISEFNNWGAELRYLTRYSLGDRDAVLLLGSKYYHANNTERQGPGSTETDANFSFKLDENPDYINQADFEFPNRNLAIFGENILFINNKFSITPGFRYEYIKTQANGVYNVETLDLANNITPLGDSTENRNFDRSFLLLGIGAGYEISENFEIYANMSQNYRSVTFSNIRVTNPTFIVDPDITDERGYTFDLGTRGKWKKLISYDAGVYGILYKDRISEITNDRAQRERKNIGDALILGLEFFADWNLAKSMRLGADYKLNWFINSAFTGSRYLSSEDNNVEGREVESIPEVNMKTGIRFGYKNLLGSYQLTYISSQFTDVENARMPDARGIIGEIPAYTIMDFSLTYSYKKFKVETGVNNLLDEQYFTRRATGYPGPGIIPSEPRNYYLTLQFKI